One window from the genome of Dyadobacter sp. CECT 9275 encodes:
- a CDS encoding ABC transporter ATP-binding protein has product MKTYWRLLSYARPLRNFIAPFFITSFLASLLGIVYFTLLIPLLDVLFKQVDSVRTVVIQRPPFSVSADYPKQLFDFYFQTYLLENGRVGALQFVCILIVVAVFLSNIFRYLSSRFLENFKVNMVSRLRQAVFDNAIDLHLGFFSNERKGNLISRVVTDVQEVENSIANTFSAAFKEVFTLIIYLVTLFSISARLTLFAFLIIPITGTFIAFIVKRMRKDAREGQSRLSGLISLMDEAFGGMRVVKGFNAEGFIKEKFRVENTAYKTAIRSMAYKREMSAPFSEFMGVTVVAIILLYGGSLVLTNHSELAASEFITYIAIFSQVMRPAKEISNAFSNTQRGVASGERVLELVDTKNVIAERKNAATLPAFQHQIEFRNVVFEYEPGSPVLNNISFTIEKGKTVALVGSSGGGKSTIADLVPRFYDPSGGQILIDGHDLRDITTSSLRDQMGIVTQESILFNDTIFNNILFGSKATSDEVIAAAKIANAHNFIQDQPDGYQTVIGDRGSKLSGGQRQRISIARAILRNPAILILDEATSALDTESEKLVQEALTHLMEHRTVLVIAHRLSTIQHADEILVVNQGKIVERGNHNELLDQEEGFYKKLTLMQGL; this is encoded by the coding sequence ATGAAAACATATTGGCGCCTCCTCTCGTATGCCCGGCCGCTGCGAAACTTTATAGCCCCCTTTTTTATTACTTCGTTTTTGGCATCCCTTCTCGGAATCGTATATTTTACGTTACTGATACCGCTCCTGGATGTACTTTTTAAGCAGGTTGACTCGGTCCGGACTGTAGTCATTCAGCGACCGCCGTTCTCGGTGTCTGCTGACTATCCTAAGCAATTATTCGATTTTTATTTTCAAACCTATCTCCTTGAAAACGGGCGCGTAGGTGCACTGCAATTCGTTTGTATTCTGATAGTCGTTGCCGTTTTTCTTTCGAATATATTCAGGTATCTGTCGTCACGGTTTCTTGAGAATTTCAAGGTGAATATGGTTTCCAGATTACGCCAGGCCGTTTTTGACAATGCGATTGACCTGCACCTGGGCTTCTTTTCCAATGAAAGAAAAGGCAATTTGATTTCCCGCGTTGTAACCGATGTTCAGGAAGTGGAGAATTCCATTGCCAATACTTTTTCAGCCGCCTTCAAGGAAGTTTTTACATTGATCATCTATCTGGTAACGCTTTTCAGTATCTCTGCCCGGCTGACTTTGTTCGCTTTTCTGATTATCCCTATTACCGGTACTTTCATTGCTTTTATTGTTAAAAGAATGAGAAAAGATGCCCGCGAAGGACAAAGCAGGCTGAGTGGTTTGATCAGCCTGATGGACGAAGCGTTTGGTGGTATGCGTGTGGTGAAGGGTTTCAATGCAGAGGGGTTTATCAAGGAGAAATTCCGGGTGGAAAATACGGCTTACAAAACCGCGATCCGCTCCATGGCGTATAAAAGGGAAATGTCAGCGCCATTTTCTGAATTTATGGGAGTCACGGTTGTTGCTATCATTTTGCTGTATGGCGGTTCGCTGGTACTTACGAACCATTCCGAACTCGCAGCTTCCGAATTTATTACCTACATCGCGATTTTCTCGCAGGTTATGCGGCCGGCTAAGGAAATTTCCAACGCTTTCAGCAACACACAGCGCGGTGTAGCTTCCGGCGAAAGGGTATTGGAACTTGTGGACACTAAAAATGTAATTGCCGAGAGAAAAAATGCTGCCACCCTCCCAGCGTTTCAGCATCAGATCGAGTTCAGGAATGTGGTGTTTGAATATGAACCTGGCTCTCCTGTACTGAATAATATCAGTTTTACCATTGAAAAAGGTAAAACGGTGGCGTTGGTGGGATCTTCCGGTGGTGGGAAATCCACTATTGCAGATCTGGTTCCCAGGTTTTATGATCCTTCCGGCGGACAAATACTGATCGACGGACATGATTTACGGGATATCACCACCTCCTCCTTGCGGGATCAGATGGGAATAGTAACGCAGGAATCTATTCTCTTTAATGATACCATTTTTAACAACATTCTTTTCGGATCAAAAGCTACCAGTGATGAAGTGATTGCCGCGGCAAAAATTGCCAACGCGCATAATTTTATTCAGGATCAGCCGGATGGATATCAGACCGTAATAGGAGACCGGGGCAGTAAGTTGTCCGGCGGACAGCGTCAGCGGATCAGTATTGCCAGAGCTATTTTACGAAATCCTGCCATCCTGATTCTGGACGAAGCTACCTCGGCGCTGGATACTGAATCCGAAAAGCTGGTGCAGGAAGCACTCACACACCTGATGGAGCACCGTACCGTGCTGGTGATTGCCCACAGGCTGAGTACCATTCAGCACGCGGATGAAATTCTGGTGGTTAATCAGGGTAAAATAGTAGAAAGAGGAAATCACAATGAGCTGCTGGACCAGGAAGAGGGCTTTTACAAAAAACTAACCCTGATGCAGGGCCTGTAA
- a CDS encoding DUF2141 domain-containing protein has translation MRKGLILSLFLIPLFSVTRVSTPVTLSVTITNIRHVKGKLWIAIFRPNEKFEGRPGIYRILPVALHDQMQVKIELEPGKYALAVYHDLNGNNELDKNFIGIPKEPYGFSNNFRPRFSPPKFEDCAFDVAAAGNSITVKLTD, from the coding sequence ATGAGGAAAGGCCTTATTTTATCTCTTTTTTTGATACCCTTGTTCTCGGTAACAAGGGTATCGACTCCGGTTACACTTAGTGTCACCATTACCAATATCAGACATGTGAAGGGTAAATTATGGATTGCGATTTTCAGGCCTAACGAAAAATTTGAAGGGCGTCCTGGTATTTATAGGATTCTTCCGGTGGCATTGCATGATCAAATGCAGGTGAAAATTGAGCTGGAACCTGGGAAATATGCCCTGGCCGTGTACCATGACCTGAACGGAAATAACGAACTCGACAAAAACTTTATCGGTATCCCCAAAGAACCTTACGGATTCAGTAACAATTTCCGCCCAAGATTTTCGCCTCCGAAGTTTGAGGATTGTGCCTTTGACGTTGCCGCAGCCGGGAACAGCATTACAGTAAAGCTAACAGATTAA
- a CDS encoding acyl-CoA thioesterase has protein sequence MELEARPVKYSQTTLTELMIPSYANFGGKIHGGILLSLIDKVAYACASRHASNYCVTVSVDTVNFLEPVEVGDLVSLHASVNYVGRTSLVIGIRVVAENVRNGIQRHTNTSYVTMVAKGEDDKPTKVPPLLLETREDGRRYLEAMKRKELKERYRDDFDNEKNRLTVDHNVEKLLNERCVIGWKE, from the coding sequence ATGGAATTAGAGGCGCGCCCCGTAAAATATTCCCAAACCACGCTCACCGAACTGATGATTCCGTCCTATGCCAATTTCGGGGGGAAAATTCATGGTGGAATATTACTTTCATTGATTGATAAAGTAGCTTACGCATGTGCTTCACGCCATGCCAGTAATTACTGCGTTACTGTGTCGGTGGATACGGTTAATTTTCTTGAGCCTGTTGAAGTAGGAGATCTGGTATCGTTACATGCTTCGGTTAACTATGTGGGACGTACCTCTCTGGTAATCGGGATAAGGGTAGTTGCGGAGAACGTCAGAAACGGAATTCAGCGGCATACCAACACCTCCTACGTGACCATGGTAGCAAAAGGGGAGGATGATAAGCCAACCAAGGTGCCGCCGCTGTTGCTCGAAACCCGGGAGGATGGAAGGAGATACCTGGAAGCTATGAAACGAAAAGAGCTGAAAGAAAGATACCGCGATGACTTTGACAATGAGAAAAACCGTCTTACGGTCGACCATAACGTTGAAAAACTCCTGAATGAACGTTGTGTGATCGGCTGGAAAGAATAA
- a CDS encoding Gfo/Idh/MocA family protein — MKRYLLLLICFLGLEALAQKPVRVAVAGLSHGHVGWIFNRQGKTDIQLVGIYETNPVLRQRFIEKYKLDKSLFFTDLEKMLEQTKPDAVSAFGPINEHITVVRACAPKKINVMVEKPLATTYADAREIQKLAEKYKVQVLTNFETSWYASNQYVNDLVKEGKLGDIRKVLVNDGHQGPREIGTSNEFFAFLTDPVQNGAGALYDFGCYGANLMTWLLKGEKPLTVTAVTHQNKPDIYKKVDDEATIVLQYPKAQCIIQASWNWSFGRKDMEVYGNKGYAVAVNATTVRQRFQEKTPEETIKLDPRPAPYTDPFSVLAEVVSGRLTLGTNDLYGLPVNVTVVQILEAAKQSASQGKTVSLK; from the coding sequence ATGAAAAGATACCTGTTGTTGCTCATTTGTTTTCTGGGGCTGGAAGCCTTAGCACAAAAACCTGTAAGAGTGGCGGTTGCGGGCCTGAGCCATGGGCATGTAGGCTGGATTTTTAACCGTCAGGGAAAAACAGATATTCAATTGGTTGGGATTTATGAAACAAATCCGGTATTGCGCCAACGATTTATAGAAAAGTACAAGCTGGATAAAAGTCTGTTTTTTACAGATCTTGAAAAAATGCTTGAGCAGACAAAACCTGATGCCGTTTCTGCATTTGGCCCCATCAATGAACACATTACGGTGGTAAGGGCATGTGCGCCCAAAAAGATAAACGTAATGGTGGAAAAGCCATTGGCTACCACTTATGCAGATGCTAGGGAAATTCAGAAGCTCGCTGAGAAATATAAAGTTCAGGTACTTACCAATTTTGAAACATCCTGGTACGCCAGTAATCAGTATGTGAACGATCTGGTGAAAGAAGGCAAGTTGGGCGATATCCGGAAGGTATTGGTAAACGACGGGCACCAGGGGCCCCGGGAAATAGGCACCAGCAATGAATTTTTTGCCTTCCTGACCGACCCGGTACAGAACGGAGCCGGGGCTTTGTATGATTTCGGCTGTTACGGGGCCAATCTGATGACCTGGTTATTAAAGGGTGAAAAGCCCCTCACGGTAACCGCCGTAACGCATCAGAACAAACCGGATATTTACAAAAAGGTGGACGACGAGGCAACGATAGTCTTGCAGTACCCCAAAGCGCAATGTATCATTCAGGCTTCCTGGAACTGGTCGTTTGGAAGGAAGGACATGGAAGTTTATGGTAATAAAGGATATGCTGTTGCAGTTAACGCAACCACTGTGAGGCAACGTTTTCAGGAAAAAACGCCTGAAGAGACCATAAAACTGGATCCCCGTCCTGCGCCTTATACCGACCCGTTCTCGGTATTGGCTGAGGTGGTCAGCGGAAGATTAACCCTGGGTACCAATGATCTTTATGGTCTGCCGGTTAATGTTACCGTCGTTCAGATACTGGAAGCCGCCAAACAATCCGCAAGCCAGGGTAAAACCGTTTCTTTGAAATAG